Proteins encoded in a region of the Panicum hallii strain FIL2 chromosome 3, PHallii_v3.1, whole genome shotgun sequence genome:
- the LOC112887941 gene encoding cold-responsive protein kinase 1-like, giving the protein MGCFSVFRRTKNSRSQIVQHDQDILITGNVKIYSFKELRKATRNFCPGNKLGQGSFGRVYLGKLSNGEKVAIKVLSSESRQGTKEFLNELSVISNITHHNLVKLHGCCVDGGQKMLVYNYVENNSLAQTLFGNSCSGIIFDWRTRVKICVGVADGLTYLHEEIQPPIVHRDIKASNILLDRNLSPKIADFGLAKFFPGNMTHISTRVAGTLGYLAPEYAIRGQLTKKADVYSFGLLLLEIVSGRCHTDPSLPLDEQFLLEKVWMLYESGDLESIIDRTLKRDFGTEEAHQFLKIGLLCTQDSPKIRPSMSMVAKMLKGECAVGDKIMRPGLITDVMDLKVRTVEPVQFSLSPSMSPALSNSLLSTLAVAGSTCVEESP; this is encoded by the exons ATGGGTTGCTTCTCTGTGTTCCGGAGGACGAAGAATTCCAGAAGCCAGATTGTGCAGCATGACCAAG ACATCCTGATCACTGGCAACGTGAAAATCTACTCGTTCAAGGAGCTAAGAAAAGCCACAAGAAACTTCTGCCCAGGAAACAAGCTTGGACAGGGTTCCTTCGGCCGTGTCTATCTG GGAAAGCTGAGTAACGGCGAGAAAGTTGCCATCAAGGTGCTCTCCTCAGAGTCAAGGCAAGGAACAAAGGAGTTCCTGAATGAGCTGAGTGTCATATCCAACATAACCCATCACAACCTTGTCAAACTGCATGGCTGCTGCGTCGATGGAGGCCAGAAGATGCTGGTCTACAATTATGTGGAGAATAACAGCCTTGCACAGACCCTTTTTG GTAATTCTTGCAGTGGCATCATCTTTGACTGGAGAACAAGGGTGAAGATCTGCGTTGGTGTAGCAGATGGGCTCACATACCTTCACGAAGAAATCCAGCCACCGATCGTCCACCGTGACATCAAAGCGAGCAACATTCTCCTTGACAGAAACCTCAGCCCCAAGATAGCAGACTTTGGGCTGGCAAAGTTCTTCCCAGGCAACATGACACATATCAGCACAAGGGTTGCAGGGACTCT AGGATATCTTGCACCGGAGTATGCAATCCGAGGGCAGCTAACGAAAAAGGCCGATGTCTACAGCTTTGGTTTACTGCTGCTGGAGATTGTCAGTGGCAGATGCCACACTGATCCCAGCTTACCTCTTGACGAGCAGTTCCTCCTAGAAAAG GTCTGGATGCTCTATGAGTCCGGTGATCTTGAGAGCATCATTGACAGGACCCTGAAGCGTGATTTTGGCACCGAGGAAGCGCATCAGTTTCTGAAAATAGGGCTTCTGTGCACCCAGGATAGCCCCAAGATCAGGCCCTCCATGTCAATGGTCGCCAAGATGTTAAAGGGTGAGTGTGCTGTTGGTGACAAGATCATGAGGCCCGGCCTGATCACAGACGTCATGGACCTGAAAGTCAGGACGGTAGAGCCGGTTCAGTTTAGTTTGTCTCCATCAATGTCTCCTGCATTGAGCAACTCACTGTTGTCCACACTTGCAGTAGCTGGTAGCACTTGTGTAGAGGAGAGCCCCTGA